A region from the Bradyrhizobium erythrophlei genome encodes:
- a CDS encoding response regulator: protein MRHLVVSYLEEHDIRAISASGRGEVAGLLADEGPSVVILDLRLGQEDGLDLLREIRSHSDVPVIITTGHRRDEIDRVVGLELGADDYITKPFGLRELLARIRAVLRRREAGQTLVQRDPERGRSRFGNWQLDRRSRRLSDSSGVPVALTKGEYALLIAFLDAPQRPLSREYLLQATRIHEDVFDRSIDVQVLRLRRKLETDPSAPSVILTERGVGYVFALPVETL from the coding sequence ATGCGGCACCTCGTCGTCAGTTACCTTGAAGAACACGACATCCGTGCCATCTCGGCGTCCGGGCGAGGAGAGGTGGCTGGTCTGCTCGCCGATGAGGGGCCCAGCGTCGTGATACTCGATCTGCGGCTTGGCCAGGAGGATGGTCTCGATCTGCTCCGCGAAATCCGGTCGCACTCCGATGTTCCCGTGATCATTACCACCGGTCATCGGCGTGACGAAATCGACAGGGTGGTGGGCCTCGAACTCGGCGCCGATGATTACATCACCAAGCCTTTCGGTTTGAGGGAGCTTCTGGCGCGCATCCGGGCGGTCCTGCGCCGGCGGGAAGCTGGACAAACGTTGGTCCAGCGGGATCCGGAAAGAGGCCGCAGCCGATTTGGGAACTGGCAGCTCGATCGGCGCAGCCGGCGCCTCAGTGATTCCAGCGGCGTCCCGGTCGCGCTAACGAAGGGTGAATATGCGCTGCTGATTGCCTTTCTCGATGCGCCGCAACGGCCACTCTCTCGTGAATACCTGCTGCAGGCGACGCGCATCCACGAAGATGTATTCGACCGCAGCATTGACGTGCAGGTGTTGCGCCTGCGCCGCAAACTGGAGACCGATCCCAGCGCCCCGAGCGTCATCCTGACTGAACGCGGCGTCGGCTACGTGTTTGCGCTGCCCGTCGAGACGCTTTGA
- a CDS encoding DUF1127 domain-containing protein has translation MHFEKQLSDALSPLLFTGQRDARTISPSPGLSLSTTGPAFVKRYRGVRPHVYSFHQIDLRRGESHRTSGGAPIRARPEQDAPRRVIPAAIFRGGAWVIGALAATGEIVFSRFLLAFMSWTMGEVLAGCAAYAQAMYPCYVEDELVGQGDVGQGESGNPSGVKPVLRSPSRRTESTVMVPVAVERAARSEAPGVASPGCSASLTSLAGKLWSRLRAMRDRRLAVAELRSLDDRALRDIGICRFDIECFAGHGDRRE, from the coding sequence ATGCATTTCGAAAAGCAGTTATCCGACGCGCTGTCGCCGCTTTTGTTCACCGGGCAACGAGACGCGAGGACGATATCGCCGTCACCGGGCTTATCGTTGTCGACTACGGGCCCAGCTTTCGTCAAGCGATACCGGGGCGTGCGGCCGCATGTTTATTCGTTCCATCAGATCGACCTGCGCCGAGGTGAAAGCCATCGCACAAGCGGGGGCGCACCGATCCGAGCGAGGCCGGAGCAGGATGCGCCGAGGCGCGTGATCCCTGCCGCGATTTTCCGTGGCGGCGCCTGGGTTATCGGGGCGCTTGCGGCGACCGGTGAAATCGTATTTTCGAGATTCCTGCTCGCGTTCATGTCCTGGACGATGGGGGAGGTGCTGGCGGGCTGTGCTGCCTATGCCCAAGCGATGTACCCCTGCTATGTCGAGGACGAGCTTGTCGGGCAGGGGGACGTCGGTCAGGGGGAAAGTGGCAATCCGTCGGGCGTGAAGCCCGTCCTGCGGTCGCCATCGCGTCGGACCGAGTCCACCGTAATGGTCCCTGTTGCGGTCGAACGCGCTGCGCGATCGGAGGCGCCGGGAGTTGCTTCGCCGGGCTGTAGCGCGTCGCTCACGTCGTTGGCAGGAAAATTGTGGTCGCGCCTCCGCGCCATGCGCGACAGGCGCCTGGCGGTGGCGGAGTTGCGATCCCTCGACGATCGCGCTTTGCGCGACATCGGGATCTGTCGCTTCGACATTGAATGTTTTGCTGGGCATGGAGATCGCCGCGAATGA